In one window of Chryseobacterium sp. JV274 DNA:
- a CDS encoding DUF5908 family protein, which translates to MPIEIKELHIKINVDEKAEATTTGTSVDEAQLMRAISESVEQAAKIENRKKER; encoded by the coding sequence ATGCCAATAGAAATAAAAGAGCTTCACATTAAAATAAATGTGGACGAAAAAGCAGAAGCAACGACGACTGGCACATCGGTAGATGAAGCACAGCTCATGCGCGCAATCAGCGAAAGTGTAGAACAGGCAGCAAAGATAGAAAACCGTAAAAAAGAAAGATAA
- a CDS encoding phage tail sheath family protein → MNYKTPGVYVEEIAKFPPSVAQVETAIPAFIGHTDKGPRNEPTRISSMLEYETIFGGAKNEKTAISIKIEDTVVTANIDNTKVSPYKMHYAMQMYFANGGGPCYIVSVADYEKTPALGTETVAGGLWFGLKSLEKEDEPTLIVFPDAEVLGADAYKLYNKALDQAEDLKDRFVIMDVFEDAAAFRAGVDAAGLKYGAAYYPKLETVLSYSFDDKDVKIDSYKEVNAAGVLVDVTMPQNGNTLAWLKSRSSALYNQAKKEIESKRLVLTPSSSIAGIYAKVDSTSGVWKAPANLAISNVLAPVVKISNETQDGLNVDSVAGKSINAIRTFTGKGTMVWGARTLDGNSNEWRYVPVRRFFNMVEESVKKATERFVFEPNTANTWVRVQAMIENFLDQQWRDGALAGSKPEEAFYVSVGLHKTMSAQDILEGRMIIEIGMAAVRPAEFIVLRFSHKLQEA, encoded by the coding sequence ATGAATTACAAAACACCTGGAGTTTACGTAGAAGAAATTGCGAAATTCCCACCATCTGTAGCACAAGTAGAAACAGCTATCCCGGCTTTTATCGGACATACGGATAAAGGACCAAGAAATGAACCGACAAGAATTTCTTCTATGTTGGAATACGAAACGATTTTTGGAGGAGCAAAAAATGAAAAAACAGCAATCTCTATTAAGATTGAAGATACAGTTGTTACTGCAAATATAGATAATACCAAGGTAAGCCCTTACAAAATGCATTATGCTATGCAAATGTATTTTGCTAATGGTGGTGGACCATGTTATATTGTTTCAGTAGCTGACTATGAAAAAACTCCTGCATTAGGAACGGAAACAGTTGCTGGAGGTCTGTGGTTCGGATTGAAATCACTGGAAAAAGAAGATGAGCCAACGCTTATTGTTTTCCCGGATGCTGAAGTTTTAGGAGCAGATGCTTATAAATTATACAATAAAGCTTTAGATCAGGCAGAAGACTTGAAAGACAGGTTCGTTATTATGGATGTTTTTGAAGATGCTGCTGCTTTTAGAGCTGGAGTAGATGCTGCAGGATTAAAATATGGAGCTGCCTATTATCCAAAATTGGAGACTGTTTTAAGCTATAGCTTTGATGATAAAGACGTTAAAATCGATAGCTATAAAGAAGTAAATGCTGCTGGAGTTCTTGTGGACGTTACAATGCCTCAAAATGGAAATACCTTAGCATGGTTGAAATCAAGAAGTTCAGCATTGTATAACCAGGCTAAAAAAGAAATTGAATCTAAAAGATTGGTATTGACTCCATCTTCATCAATTGCCGGAATTTATGCTAAAGTAGACAGTACTTCCGGAGTATGGAAAGCACCAGCCAACTTAGCAATCAGCAATGTACTGGCACCTGTTGTAAAAATTTCTAATGAAACGCAGGACGGTCTTAACGTAGATTCGGTAGCAGGAAAATCAATCAACGCGATCAGAACTTTTACAGGAAAAGGAACGATGGTTTGGGGAGCAAGAACATTAGACGGTAACAGTAACGAATGGAGGTATGTACCTGTACGTCGTTTCTTCAACATGGTAGAAGAGTCTGTGAAGAAAGCTACAGAACGTTTCGTTTTTGAACCGAATACGGCCAATACATGGGTTCGTGTACAGGCTATGATCGAAAATTTCCTTGACCAGCAGTGGAGAGACGGTGCATTGGCAGGAAGCAAGCCGGAAGAAGCTTTTTACGTAAGCGTTGGTTTACACAAAACAATGTCTGCGCAGGATATTTTAGAAGGAAGAATGATCATTGAAATCGGAATGGCAGCAGTACGTCCGGCTGAATTTATTGTGTTACGTTTTTCACACAAATTACAGGAAGCATAA
- a CDS encoding phage tail protein, translated as MSTYPLVKFAFEVDWGGTKVGFQEVSGLNVEAALIEYRHGASPDFSKIKMPGMKSFSNITLKRGTFKTDNEYFDWFQSIQLSTVERRSITISLLDETGAPAVTWKVKNAFPLKLQSTDLKAEGNEVAIETLEIAHEGLTIENN; from the coding sequence ATGAGTACATATCCATTAGTAAAGTTTGCCTTTGAAGTAGATTGGGGCGGAACAAAAGTAGGTTTTCAGGAAGTCAGCGGTTTAAATGTTGAAGCAGCTTTAATTGAATACAGACATGGCGCAAGTCCTGATTTCAGTAAGATTAAAATGCCTGGAATGAAAAGTTTCAGTAATATCACTTTAAAGAGAGGAACTTTCAAAACTGATAACGAATATTTCGACTGGTTCCAAAGTATTCAGCTAAGCACCGTAGAGCGCAGATCTATTACGATTTCTCTTTTAGATGAGACAGGAGCGCCTGCAGTTACATGGAAAGTGAAAAATGCATTCCCACTTAAGTTACAATCAACAGATCTGAAAGCTGAAGGTAACGAGGTTGCTATTGAAACGCTGGAAATTGCACACGAAGGATTAACTATTGAAAATAACTAA
- a CDS encoding phage tail sheath family protein has product MNYKTPGVYVEEQGKFPPSVAQVETAIPAFIGYTADGPKNKPTRIVSMLEYEELFGKANSEIFAVAFKDGVATAMPTKVSDFKMYYAMQMYFANGGGPCYIVSVGDYKSPEAVDAPTPAEAFLSGLELLKKEDEPTLIVFPDLQSLVPSDADVAAAQAVVTTALNAKNVASAAKGIAGVVAGAVAGANVEAAVDAAVAKAAEFNVPNPNDLQIVGAKAGQAVVVAVKIAAAVDNATVATVKAAADEVAADFETDFTTASAMETDALAASSIVTARAGNSVAIGKIYALYSKALDQAELLKDRFVIMDVLEDAADFRDKVSSTGLKYGAAYYPKLKTVLSYDFKDADILVTGASGITTLADLKTVNSEMYNQAKKAIESTSVVLAPSSAMAGVYAKVDSTSGVWKSPANLGLSLVEAPAVKISNKEQDLLNVDAESGKSINAIRTFTGKGNLVWGARTLDGNSNEWRYISVRRFFNMVEESVKKATERFVFEPNTANTWARVQAMIENFLDQQWRDGALAGSKPEEAFYVSVGLHKTMSAQDILEGRMNIEIGMAAVRPAEFIVLRFSHKLQEA; this is encoded by the coding sequence ATGAATTACAAAACCCCTGGAGTTTACGTGGAGGAGCAAGGAAAATTTCCCCCTTCCGTAGCGCAAGTTGAAACGGCTATCCCTGCTTTTATTGGATATACAGCGGATGGACCGAAAAATAAACCAACGAGAATTGTTTCGATGTTGGAGTATGAAGAACTTTTTGGAAAAGCAAACTCTGAAATCTTCGCTGTAGCTTTCAAAGATGGTGTTGCAACAGCAATGCCAACCAAGGTAAGCGACTTTAAAATGTATTATGCCATGCAGATGTATTTTGCCAATGGTGGTGGCCCTTGCTATATTGTTTCTGTAGGAGATTATAAAAGTCCGGAGGCTGTAGATGCTCCTACACCTGCAGAAGCTTTTTTATCAGGTCTTGAATTATTAAAAAAAGAAGATGAACCTACACTGATTGTTTTTCCGGATCTTCAAAGTTTAGTGCCTTCTGATGCTGATGTTGCTGCTGCTCAGGCTGTTGTTACTACAGCTTTAAATGCTAAAAATGTTGCTTCCGCAGCTAAAGGTATTGCAGGTGTTGTTGCAGGTGCTGTTGCAGGTGCTAATGTAGAAGCGGCTGTTGATGCTGCAGTTGCTAAGGCGGCGGAATTTAATGTTCCTAATCCTAACGATTTACAGATTGTGGGAGCTAAGGCTGGTCAGGCTGTTGTAGTGGCGGTTAAGATTGCTGCTGCTGTAGATAATGCTACTGTTGCTACTGTTAAGGCAGCAGCTGATGAGGTTGCGGCTGATTTTGAGACAGATTTTACTACGGCTTCGGCTATGGAGACTGATGCTCTTGCTGCCAGCAGCATTGTTACTGCCAGAGCAGGTAATTCTGTTGCGATTGGCAAAATCTATGCTTTGTACAGCAAGGCTTTAGATCAGGCAGAATTGTTAAAAGACAGATTCGTCATTATGGATGTTCTTGAAGATGCTGCTGATTTTAGAGATAAAGTATCTTCTACAGGTCTGAAATACGGAGCAGCTTATTATCCAAAATTGAAGACTGTTCTAAGCTATGATTTCAAAGATGCTGATATCTTAGTTACCGGTGCATCTGGTATCACAACTTTAGCGGATTTGAAGACTGTTAATTCTGAAATGTATAACCAGGCTAAAAAAGCAATCGAGTCTACATCAGTAGTATTGGCACCGTCATCAGCAATGGCCGGAGTTTATGCAAAAGTAGACAGTACTTCCGGAGTATGGAAATCGCCTGCCAATTTAGGGCTTAGTTTAGTAGAAGCACCAGCAGTAAAAATCTCCAATAAAGAACAAGATCTGCTTAATGTAGATGCTGAATCAGGAAAATCAATTAACGCGATCAGAACTTTTACAGGAAAAGGAAACTTGGTTTGGGGGGCAAGAACGCTGGATGGAAACAGCAACGAATGGAGATACATTTCTGTGCGTCGTTTCTTCAACATGGTAGAAGAATCTGTGAAGAAAGCTACAGAACGTTTCGTCTTTGAACCGAATACTGCCAATACATGGGCTCGTGTACAGGCTATGATCGAAAATTTCCTTGACCAGCAGTGGAGAGACGGTGCATTAGCAGGAAGCAAGCCGGAAGAAGCTTTTTACGTAAGCGTTGGTTTACACAAAACAATGTCTGCTCAGGATATTCTGGAAGGAAGAATGAACATTGAAATCGGAATGGCAGCAGTACGTCCGGCTGAATTTATTGTGTTACGTTTTTCACACAAATTACAGGAAGCATAA
- a CDS encoding phage tail sheath family protein, with amino-acid sequence MLNSATPGVSVEEITKLPYSVAYIETAMPAFIGYTDLLPAGYNEPFRINSLLEYEQYFGKAKKENIQLKDVEGQGATIVAPQVQFLMYYSLQMYFANGGGPCYIISVGDYTSAEVQLSSLETGLGKIDHKNIKEPILIIFPDAISLANESEFYSIYNQAIDKAKDESKNRFVILDTYYGNSIIKSNNLTTIESFRSNINPTNHAAAYFPHLKTILNYTFDETKTPITHAGLQKKGQGSALFYAGEISALDELKRLASAEISTGSADAYVLADLLDQAIAIAEEVNEAADAGDKKNALTEAIDEAKVVLEAIYDGIIDDFVIPDGFDEDAPVFSGEFDALKTAILEVKDEKGDANGITLKNLELSNSALYNQVKKEILSLKVVLPPSSAIAGAYGRIDSTRGVWKAPANINISHVITPTEKISDQEQSTLNIDDFGKSINAIRTFTGKGTLIWGARTLEGKDKNNEGKDNEWKYVHVRRYYNMIRQAINEALNKFINEPNIPHTWLRAKTMLENFLNQQWMEGALAGSTPKEAYEVTVKGVEGTTIMNVDLKIALVRPAEFIVLSFSHKLQQF; translated from the coding sequence ATGTTAAATTCAGCAACACCAGGTGTTTCTGTTGAAGAAATTACAAAACTTCCATACTCAGTTGCCTATATAGAAACAGCTATGCCAGCGTTTATTGGGTATACCGACCTACTCCCTGCCGGGTATAATGAACCCTTCAGAATCAATTCTCTTTTAGAATATGAACAATATTTTGGAAAAGCAAAAAAAGAAAATATCCAGCTAAAAGATGTAGAAGGCCAGGGAGCAACTATTGTAGCCCCTCAGGTACAGTTTTTAATGTACTATTCGCTGCAAATGTATTTTGCTAATGGCGGCGGACCGTGTTATATCATTTCTGTAGGGGATTATACATCAGCAGAAGTACAATTATCCTCATTGGAAACAGGATTGGGTAAGATAGATCATAAAAATATTAAAGAACCGATTCTTATTATTTTCCCTGATGCTATTTCGTTAGCCAATGAATCTGAGTTTTATAGTATCTATAATCAGGCAATTGATAAAGCTAAGGATGAGAGTAAGAACAGGTTTGTTATCCTGGATACCTATTACGGAAATTCTATCATCAAATCAAACAATCTTACCACGATTGAATCTTTTAGAAGTAATATAAACCCAACTAATCATGCGGCGGCTTACTTCCCTCACTTAAAAACCATTTTGAATTATACTTTTGATGAAACTAAAACCCCTATCACCCATGCCGGTTTACAAAAAAAAGGGCAAGGAAGTGCTCTTTTTTATGCGGGTGAGATCTCTGCTTTAGATGAATTGAAAAGGTTGGCAAGTGCCGAAATCTCAACGGGATCTGCCGATGCTTACGTGCTTGCTGATTTATTAGATCAGGCTATTGCGATAGCAGAAGAAGTGAATGAAGCAGCGGATGCAGGTGATAAAAAAAATGCTTTAACAGAAGCAATTGATGAAGCAAAAGTTGTTTTAGAAGCCATATATGACGGAATAATAGATGATTTTGTGATCCCTGATGGTTTTGACGAAGATGCACCTGTGTTCAGTGGAGAGTTTGATGCCTTAAAAACTGCAATTCTTGAGGTAAAAGACGAAAAAGGAGATGCAAACGGTATAACGCTTAAAAATTTAGAATTATCCAATTCGGCACTTTACAATCAGGTGAAAAAAGAAATACTGTCGTTAAAAGTTGTTTTACCACCATCATCAGCAATTGCAGGAGCATACGGCAGAATAGACAGCACAAGAGGAGTGTGGAAAGCTCCGGCAAATATCAATATTAGCCATGTCATTACTCCGACAGAAAAAATTTCAGATCAGGAACAATCTACTTTAAACATAGATGATTTCGGAAAATCAATCAATGCAATCAGAACTTTTACAGGAAAAGGTACATTAATCTGGGGAGCAAGAACACTTGAAGGGAAAGATAAAAATAATGAAGGGAAAGATAACGAATGGAAATATGTACATGTACGCCGTTATTATAATATGATCAGACAAGCGATCAACGAAGCACTCAATAAGTTTATTAATGAGCCTAATATCCCTCATACATGGTTACGGGCAAAAACAATGCTGGAAAATTTTCTTAACCAGCAATGGATGGAGGGTGCATTAGCAGGCAGCACTCCGAAAGAAGCCTACGAAGTAACAGTTAAGGGAGTAGAAGGCACTACTATTATGAATGTTGACCTTAAAATAGCATTAGTACGTCCGGCAGAGTTTATTGTACTCAGTTTCTCGCACAAATTACAACAGTTCTAA
- a CDS encoding CIS tube protein produces MRGAIQKLTIGTYENSDYEKRVQSGAFKAFINPTGFSMTYKTKYNKDQADGNSKPNLGYTSSASPDLQLEFLFDGTGVTEANSGLKLINKIKGKSFAKTAVTKQIEDFYKATSELEGSIHKPYNVILNWGSFEFKGVLSELTIEYKLFDNEGQPLRAIGKATFSESTSPKLAGKIEDKQSPDLTHKRTVQAGDTLPLMTERIYGDSKYYLEVAKVNNLVNFRQLKPGQELFFPPLEKVS; encoded by the coding sequence ATGAGAGGAGCAATTCAAAAACTGACAATCGGAACATACGAAAACTCTGATTATGAAAAAAGAGTTCAGAGCGGTGCTTTTAAAGCTTTTATCAATCCGACAGGTTTTTCTATGACCTATAAAACGAAATATAATAAAGATCAGGCAGATGGTAATTCTAAACCTAATTTAGGATACACCTCATCAGCATCACCTGATTTACAATTAGAATTTCTATTTGATGGGACAGGAGTTACAGAAGCGAATTCAGGGCTTAAACTGATCAATAAAATTAAAGGGAAATCGTTTGCAAAAACAGCTGTAACAAAACAGATTGAAGATTTTTATAAGGCAACAAGCGAGCTGGAAGGTTCTATCCATAAACCTTATAATGTTATCCTTAATTGGGGAAGTTTTGAATTTAAAGGAGTGCTTTCTGAATTAACGATAGAATATAAATTATTTGATAACGAAGGCCAGCCTCTGAGAGCTATAGGAAAGGCAACATTCAGTGAATCAACAAGTCCTAAACTTGCCGGTAAAATTGAAGATAAACAATCTCCGGATCTTACCCACAAAAGAACAGTACAAGCTGGCGATACACTGCCATTAATGACTGAAAGAATTTACGGAGATTCCAAATATTATCTGGAGGTCGCTAAAGTAAACAATCTTGTCAATTTCAGACAGCTAAAACCAGGGCAGGAATTATTCTTTCCGCCATTAGAAAAAGTTTCATGA
- a CDS encoding PAAR domain-containing protein, with protein MKPAARITDMHTCPMVTGTVPHVGGPIIPAGEPTVLIGGMPAARQGDKALCTGPPDTIASGSSSVLIGGKPAARMGDSTAHGGVITAGDATVLIGG; from the coding sequence ATGAAACCGGCAGCAAGAATTACAGATATGCATACCTGCCCTATGGTAACGGGAACTGTTCCCCATGTAGGAGGTCCTATAATTCCGGCAGGAGAACCCACAGTGCTTATCGGCGGAATGCCCGCAGCAAGACAAGGAGACAAAGCATTATGTACCGGGCCACCGGACACCATTGCTTCAGGATCTTCAAGTGTTTTAATAGGCGGGAAACCTGCCGCAAGAATGGGAGATTCTACCGCTCATGGAGGGGTAATAACCGCGGGTGATGCTACTGTTTTAATAGGCGGATAA
- a CDS encoding DUF4255 domain-containing protein, translating to MINKVLTVLKNQLNAPDGLWDPNVPNEIEIAVVDDIAKHDDNTEGLNNKVVISLLNIEEESTLKNRSRYQQVVVENNPIRYDKESTPAYLNLYVMIAANRSTYSKSLLSISKVIEVFQAKNVLEYVDLEPENNFSFRIELHSIPFEQLSYVWGLLGGKIMPSALYKISVIKIAAKDVIPVKLINDVNIQSIKID from the coding sequence ATGATTAATAAAGTATTAACAGTTTTAAAAAATCAGCTAAATGCTCCGGATGGTTTATGGGATCCTAACGTTCCTAACGAAATTGAAATCGCTGTTGTTGATGACATTGCAAAACATGATGACAATACTGAGGGACTTAATAACAAAGTAGTAATCAGTCTGCTCAACATTGAGGAAGAATCAACATTGAAAAACAGGTCAAGGTATCAGCAGGTTGTTGTTGAGAACAATCCAATTCGATACGATAAAGAAAGTACACCAGCTTACTTAAACCTATATGTAATGATTGCTGCCAACAGAAGTACCTATAGCAAATCATTACTAAGTATTTCAAAAGTGATTGAGGTATTTCAGGCAAAAAATGTTCTGGAGTATGTGGATCTTGAGCCCGAAAACAACTTCAGTTTCAGAATTGAACTGCATTCAATTCCCTTTGAGCAGCTAAGTTACGTCTGGGGACTATTAGGCGGAAAAATAATGCCATCTGCCTTATATAAAATAAGTGTGATAAAAATTGCGGCTAAGGATGTAATCCCTGTTAAATTAATTAATGACGTTAATATCCAAAGTATTAAAATTGATTAA
- the vgrG gene encoding type VI secretion system tip protein VgrG yields MNNSGYIQTAKNPDLVTHKVMSGGTELPGKYGVKSIVVEKEVNRIPYARIVILDGSVPEQDFKLSNEELLIPGKEIEITAGYHSEEETIFKGVVVKHNIKIRNGSSYLIVECRDKAVKMTLGRKSKYFYESTDSDVMEELISNNGLTADVEATSNSHKELVQYQASDWDFMLTRAQANGKLCFVEDGTIKIAKPDFSAEAVETVVYGSSIHEFDGEIDARDQFSKITAKTWSYTDQELTEVEAQDPAINLNGNLSSGDLADVFGIEDLQLKHGGNLTQGELQEWGDAKATFQQLAKTRGRVKLQGIPSVIPGASLTLQGVGNRFNGKIYVTGVRHEIAEGNWLVDAQFGLSPTWFSETYDVSEMPGSGIIPAISGLHVGVVSQLESDPDGEDRILVQIPIINNEEEGIWARIATLDAGENRGSFFRPEIGDEVIIGFINDDPNDAVVLGMLNSSAKPAPIVASDDNHEKGFVTRSEMKMIFNDDKISYTLETPKGKKVIVDEDADVITIKDEHSNTLTLNKDGISMESGKDIKIKAKGDINMEGTNINVKASAQFKAEGSSGSELKSGAVTVVKGSQVKIN; encoded by the coding sequence ATGAATAATAGCGGATACATACAAACAGCAAAAAATCCAGATTTAGTCACCCATAAGGTCATGTCTGGAGGCACAGAACTGCCGGGGAAGTACGGGGTGAAAAGCATTGTCGTGGAAAAAGAAGTCAACAGAATTCCTTATGCCCGCATTGTTATTTTAGACGGAAGTGTACCGGAGCAGGATTTCAAGCTCAGTAATGAAGAGCTGTTGATTCCCGGAAAAGAAATTGAGATTACCGCTGGATACCATTCTGAAGAAGAAACCATTTTTAAAGGAGTTGTTGTAAAACACAACATAAAAATCAGAAACGGTTCTTCTTACCTGATTGTAGAATGCAGAGATAAGGCCGTAAAAATGACCTTAGGAAGAAAAAGCAAGTACTTCTACGAAAGCACAGACAGTGATGTCATGGAAGAACTCATTAGTAATAACGGGCTTACTGCCGATGTTGAAGCTACTTCAAATTCACATAAGGAATTGGTTCAGTACCAGGCTTCCGATTGGGATTTCATGCTTACCAGAGCGCAGGCAAACGGTAAACTTTGTTTCGTTGAAGATGGAACCATCAAAATTGCTAAGCCTGATTTTAGTGCTGAAGCCGTAGAAACGGTGGTTTACGGATCATCCATACATGAATTTGATGGAGAAATTGATGCCAGAGACCAATTCAGTAAAATTACAGCCAAAACATGGAGCTATACTGATCAGGAACTTACAGAAGTTGAAGCTCAGGATCCGGCGATTAATCTCAACGGAAATCTTTCATCAGGTGATTTGGCAGATGTTTTCGGAATTGAAGACCTGCAGCTTAAGCATGGTGGAAATCTTACTCAGGGAGAACTGCAGGAATGGGGTGATGCCAAAGCAACTTTCCAGCAATTAGCCAAAACAAGAGGAAGAGTAAAACTCCAGGGAATCCCATCTGTGATACCAGGAGCTTCATTAACACTACAGGGAGTAGGGAACCGTTTCAACGGGAAAATATACGTAACCGGTGTCCGCCATGAAATCGCTGAAGGAAATTGGCTGGTGGATGCTCAATTCGGACTTTCTCCAACATGGTTTTCAGAAACCTATGATGTAAGTGAAATGCCGGGTTCAGGAATTATCCCTGCCATAAGCGGATTACATGTAGGAGTAGTGTCTCAATTGGAATCAGATCCGGACGGAGAAGACAGAATTTTAGTGCAGATCCCCATCATCAATAACGAAGAAGAAGGAATTTGGGCACGTATTGCTACTCTTGATGCCGGAGAAAACAGAGGATCATTCTTCAGACCGGAAATCGGAGACGAAGTCATCATCGGATTTATTAATGATGATCCCAATGATGCCGTGGTACTCGGAATGCTAAACAGCAGTGCAAAACCAGCTCCCATTGTAGCCTCTGATGATAACCATGAAAAAGGATTTGTTACCCGAAGCGAAATGAAAATGATCTTTAATGACGACAAAATTTCGTACACACTGGAAACCCCAAAAGGTAAAAAAGTGATTGTAGATGAAGATGCCGATGTCATTACAATAAAAGATGAGCATTCTAATACTCTTACCCTTAATAAAGACGGTATCAGTATGGAAAGCGGAAAAGACATTAAGATCAAAGCAAAAGGCGACATTAATATGGAAGGAACCAATATCAATGTAAAAGCAAGTGCTCAATTCAAAGCAGAAGGAAGTTCCGGTTCAGAGCTTAAATCAGGAGCAGTAACAGTAGTAAAAGGATCTCAAGTTAAAATTAATTAA
- a CDS encoding phage tail protein, translated as MSTYPLVKFAFEVDWGGTKVGFQEVSGLNVEAALIEYRHGASPDFSKIKMPGMKSFSNITLKRGTFKTDNEYFDWFQSIQLSTVERRSITISLLDETGAPAVTWKVKNAFPLKLQSTDLKAEGNEVAIETLEIAHEGLTIENN; from the coding sequence ATGAGTACATATCCATTAGTAAAGTTTGCCTTTGAAGTAGATTGGGGTGGAACAAAAGTAGGTTTTCAGGAAGTCAGCGGTTTAAATGTTGAAGCAGCTTTAATTGAATACAGACATGGCGCAAGTCCTGATTTCAGTAAGATTAAAATGCCTGGAATGAAAAGTTTCAGTAACATCACTTTAAAGAGAGGAACTTTCAAAACCGATAATGAATATTTCGACTGGTTCCAAAGTATTCAGCTAAGCACCGTAGAGCGCAGATCTATTACGATTTCTCTTTTAGATGAGACAGGAGCGCCTGCAGTTACATGGAAAGTGAAAAATGCATTCCCGCTTAAGTTACAGTCAACAGATCTGAAAGCTGAAGGTAACGAGGTTGCTATTGAAACGCTGGAAATTGCACACGAAGGATTAACTATTGAAAACAATTAA
- a CDS encoding phage tail protein, with protein sequence MAVLYPPTSFSFIVNGISTTEGIDSRFQSISGLSTEIGTEEYAEGGENRFTHQLPLRPKYPNLVLKRGLIVSSGLISWCRNAMENFQFEPRDLIITLSGGIQSTAPLMVWNVVGAYPVRWEVSEFNAEESKLAIETIELKYRYFTIPSSLASLGL encoded by the coding sequence ATGGCAGTTTTATATCCTCCAACCAGTTTCTCTTTTATTGTTAATGGGATTTCAACAACAGAGGGTATTGACTCCAGATTTCAATCTATATCTGGTTTATCAACAGAAATTGGAACTGAAGAATATGCCGAAGGAGGAGAAAACAGGTTTACACACCAGCTTCCTTTGAGACCCAAATATCCTAATCTGGTTCTTAAGCGTGGGTTAATCGTAAGTTCCGGATTGATAAGCTGGTGTAGAAATGCGATGGAAAACTTCCAGTTTGAACCCAGAGACCTGATCATTACTCTTTCAGGCGGGATTCAGTCTACAGCACCCCTAATGGTTTGGAATGTAGTTGGAGCATATCCTGTAAGATGGGAAGTATCAGAATTCAACGCAGAAGAAAGCAAACTTGCTATTGAAACAATAGAACTGAAATATAGATATTTCACAATACCCTCATCGTTAGCAAGCTTAGGCTTGTAA